The Salmonella enterica subsp. houtenae serovar Houten genome has a segment encoding these proteins:
- the narX_2 gene encoding Nitrate/nitrite sensor protein — MFKRCFSPLTLVNQLALIVMLSTAIGVAGMAVSGWLVQGVQGSAHAINKAGSLRMQSYRLLAAVPLDAKDQKLLDEMEQTAFSPELSRAAERDGQQKQLKALQDYWHNELSPGLQHAQNAHAVAEDVTRFVAGLDRLVTSFDHTTELRIERVVLVHRVMAIFMALLLVFTIIWLRVRLLQPWKQLLSMARAVSQRDFTQRANISGRNEMAALGSALNNMSEELAESYAVLEQRVQEKTAGLEHKNQILSFLWQANRRLHSQAPLCERLSPVLNGLQNLTQLHDIELRVYDLEDEDNHQEFTCQSDISCDDKGCHLCPRSTLPMINGGTTLKWRLTDSHTQYGILLATLPYGRHLSHDQQQLVDTLVEQLTATLALDRQQERQQQLIVMEERATIARELHDSIAQSLSCMKMQVSCLQMQGDALPESSRELLSQIRNELNCSWAQLRELLTTFRLQLTEPGLRPALEASCQEFSARFGFTVKLDYQLPPRLVPSHQAIHLLQIAREALSNALKHSHADDVVVTVTQCGKQVKLKVQDNGCGVPENAERSNHYGMIIMRDRAQSLRGDCQVRRRETGGTEVTVTFIPETNFTETQGDTHE, encoded by the coding sequence ATGTTTAAACGTTGTTTCTCTCCTCTTACGCTGGTCAACCAACTGGCGCTTATTGTCATGCTCTCTACCGCTATCGGCGTGGCGGGGATGGCGGTTTCCGGCTGGCTGGTTCAGGGCGTGCAGGGTAGCGCTCATGCGATTAACAAAGCGGGCTCATTGCGTATGCAAAGCTATCGACTATTGGCCGCCGTCCCACTGGATGCTAAAGATCAAAAGCTGCTGGATGAGATGGAACAGACGGCATTCAGCCCTGAACTGAGCCGCGCCGCTGAGCGAGACGGGCAGCAGAAGCAGCTTAAAGCGTTGCAGGATTACTGGCATAACGAACTCTCGCCAGGGCTACAGCACGCGCAAAACGCGCACGCGGTCGCAGAAGATGTCACGCGCTTTGTGGCGGGCCTGGATCGCCTGGTTACATCTTTTGACCATACAACTGAATTGCGTATCGAACGCGTGGTATTAGTTCACCGGGTAATGGCGATCTTTATGGCGTTATTGTTGGTATTTACAATTATCTGGCTACGTGTTCGCCTTTTGCAGCCCTGGAAACAGTTGTTATCGATGGCGCGCGCCGTCAGTCAACGCGATTTTACCCAGCGTGCCAATATCAGTGGACGCAATGAGATGGCTGCGCTCGGTTCAGCGCTCAATAATATGTCTGAAGAATTGGCCGAAAGTTATGCGGTACTGGAACAGCGTGTACAGGAAAAAACAGCCGGTCTGGAACATAAAAATCAGATTCTCTCGTTTTTGTGGCAAGCCAACCGCCGACTGCATTCACAGGCTCCGCTATGTGAACGTCTTTCACCGGTACTGAATGGCCTGCAAAATTTAACCCAGTTGCATGATATTGAGCTGCGAGTCTATGACCTGGAAGATGAAGATAATCATCAGGAATTTACCTGTCAGTCGGATATCAGTTGCGATGATAAAGGCTGCCACCTTTGCCCACGTAGCACCCTGCCGATGATTAATGGCGGCACAACCTTAAAATGGCGGCTCACCGACTCTCACACCCAATACGGTATTTTGCTGGCGACGCTGCCCTATGGACGCCATCTCAGCCACGATCAGCAACAGTTGGTGGACACGCTGGTTGAACAGCTTACCGCGACTTTGGCGCTCGACAGACAGCAGGAGCGCCAGCAGCAGTTGATTGTCATGGAAGAGCGTGCCACCATTGCCCGCGAACTGCATGATTCTATTGCCCAGTCGCTCTCTTGTATGAAGATGCAGGTGAGCTGCCTGCAAATGCAGGGCGACGCGTTACCGGAAAGCAGCCGTGAGTTACTCAGCCAAATTCGCAATGAGCTGAACTGCTCCTGGGCGCAACTGCGCGAACTGTTAACCACTTTCCGGTTACAATTGACGGAACCCGGGCTACGTCCGGCGCTGGAGGCAAGCTGCCAGGAGTTCAGCGCCCGGTTTGGTTTTACGGTAAAACTGGATTATCAGCTTCCCCCCCGTCTGGTGCCGTCACACCAGGCGATACACCTGCTGCAAATTGCCAGGGAAGCCCTCAGCAACGCGCTTAAACACTCTCATGCCGACGATGTGGTGGTAACGGTGACGCAATGTGGCAAACAGGTCAAACTAAAAGTGCAGGATAATGGCTGCGGCGTCCCGGAAAACGCCGAACGCAGTAATCACTATGGCATGATTATCATGCGCGATCGGGCGCAAAGTTTGCGCGGCGATTGCCAGGTACGCCGACGTGAGACTGGCGGAACAGAGGTCACTGTTACTTTTATTCCAGAAACAAACTTCACAGAAACCCAGGGAGATACCCATGAATAA
- a CDS encoding invasin produces MRPESHEGEKHFAEMVKAFGEASMKNNSLDTGEQARQFAFGQVRDVVSEQVNQQLESWLSAWGSASVDVNVDNEGHFNGSRGSWFIPLQDKQRYLTWSQLGLTQQTDGLVSNIGVGQRWAQDGWLLGYNTFYDNLLDENLQRAGFGAEAWGEYLRLSANYYQPFADWQTHTATLEQRMARGYDINAQMRLPFYQHINTSVSLEQYFGDSVDLFDSGTGYHNPVALKLGLNYTPVPLLTVTAQHKQGESGVSQNNLGLTLNYRFGVSLKKQLAASEVAQSQSLRGSRYDTPQRNSLPTMEYRQRKTLTVFLATPPWDLTPGETVALKLQVRSVHGIRHLSWQGDTQALSLTAGTDTRSAEGWTIIMPAWDHREGAANRWRLSVVVEDEKGQRVSSNEITLALTEPFITTPDDNPHWQPFQEQ; encoded by the coding sequence ATGAGGCCGGAATCCCACGAAGGGGAAAAGCATTTTGCCGAGATGGTCAAAGCGTTTGGCGAAGCCAGCATGAAAAATAACTCGCTGGATACCGGTGAACAGGCGCGGCAATTCGCTTTCGGACAGGTGCGCGATGTGGTCAGCGAGCAGGTTAACCAGCAGCTTGAAAGCTGGCTATCGGCCTGGGGCAGCGCCAGCGTTGATGTTAACGTCGATAACGAAGGTCATTTTAACGGCAGTCGCGGAAGCTGGTTTATCCCTTTACAGGATAAACAGCGCTATCTGACCTGGAGCCAGCTTGGTCTTACGCAACAGACTGACGGACTGGTAAGCAACATTGGTGTAGGCCAGCGCTGGGCGCAGGATGGCTGGCTTCTTGGCTATAACACCTTTTACGATAATCTGCTGGATGAAAACCTGCAGCGCGCCGGCTTTGGCGCGGAGGCGTGGGGAGAATATTTGCGTTTATCCGCCAACTATTATCAGCCTTTTGCCGACTGGCAGACGCATACGGCGACCTTAGAACAGCGAATGGCGCGTGGATATGATATCAATGCGCAAATGCGACTGCCGTTTTATCAGCATATCAATACCAGCGTTAGCCTGGAGCAGTACTTTGGCGATAGCGTGGATCTGTTTGATTCCGGAACGGGGTATCACAATCCTGTCGCGTTAAAACTGGGTCTCAACTATACGCCAGTACCTTTGCTTACCGTGACCGCCCAGCACAAGCAGGGCGAGAGCGGGGTCAGTCAGAATAATCTGGGACTGACGCTTAACTACCGCTTCGGCGTGTCGCTTAAAAAGCAGCTTGCCGCCAGTGAAGTGGCGCAAAGCCAGTCATTACGTGGTAGCCGCTATGATACGCCGCAACGTAACTCGCTACCGACAATGGAGTATCGACAGCGTAAAACGTTAACGGTTTTTCTGGCGACGCCCCCCTGGGATCTTACGCCGGGTGAGACGGTTGCGTTAAAATTACAGGTGCGCAGCGTGCACGGTATTCGTCATTTGAGCTGGCAGGGCGATACACAGGCATTAAGTTTGACGGCAGGAACGGACACCCGCAGTGCCGAGGGCTGGACAATCATTATGCCGGCCTGGGATCACCGCGAAGGCGCGGCAAATCGCTGGCGTTTATCGGTGGTGGTTGAAGATGAAAAAGGTCAGCGTGTCTCTTCCAATGAGATCACGCTCGCGCTGACGGAACCGTTTATCACGACGCCGGACGATAATCCGCATTGGCAACCGTTCCAGGAGCAATAA
- the narL_2 gene encoding nitrate/nitrite response regulator protein NarL — MNNQEPATILLIDDHPMLRTGVKQLVSMAPDISVVGEASNGEQGIDLAESLDPDLILLDLNMPGMNGLETLDKLREKALSGRIVVFSVSNHEEDVVTALKRGADGYLLKDMEPEDLLKALQQAAAGEMVLSEALTPVLAASLRANRATTDRDVTQLTPRERDILKLIAQGLPNKMIARRLDITESTVKVHVKHMLKKMKLKSRVEAAVWVHQERIF, encoded by the coding sequence ATGAATAATCAGGAACCGGCAACCATCCTGTTAATCGACGACCATCCGATGCTACGGACGGGTGTAAAGCAGCTTGTGAGTATGGCGCCCGATATCAGCGTGGTCGGAGAAGCCAGCAACGGTGAGCAGGGTATTGACCTGGCGGAATCGCTCGATCCCGATCTGATCCTCCTTGATTTGAATATGCCGGGAATGAATGGTCTCGAAACGCTGGATAAATTACGCGAAAAAGCGCTGTCAGGCCGTATTGTCGTTTTCAGCGTATCCAACCATGAAGAAGATGTCGTCACGGCGCTAAAGCGCGGCGCGGACGGTTATCTGTTGAAAGACATGGAGCCGGAGGACTTGCTCAAAGCGTTACAACAGGCCGCTGCCGGAGAAATGGTATTAAGTGAAGCGTTAACGCCGGTACTGGCGGCCAGCCTGCGGGCCAACCGCGCCACCACCGATCGCGATGTGACGCAACTCACCCCGCGTGAGCGCGATATTCTGAAGCTCATCGCGCAGGGATTGCCGAATAAGATGATTGCCCGGCGTCTGGATATCACCGAAAGTACGGTCAAAGTGCACGTGAAACATATGCTCAAGAAAATGAAGCTGAAGTCGCGCGTGGAGGCCGCCGTCTGGGTGCATCAGGAACGCATCTTTTAA
- the chaC gene encoding cation transport protein, giving the protein MLTRDFLVNADCKTAFGAIEESLLWSAEQRAVSLAATLACRPNDGAVWIFGYGSLMWNPALAYEESCTGTLEGWHRAFCLRLTAGRGTACQPGRMLALKEGGRTTGVAYRLPESTLEEELTLLWKREMITGCYLPTWCSLTLDNGRMVNALVFIMDPRHPLYESDTHALTIAPLIATASGPLGTNAQYLFLLDQELRKLGMHDTCLDDLVANVKALLGVKGEQGIASLS; this is encoded by the coding sequence GTGTTAACGCGTGATTTTTTAGTGAATGCCGATTGTAAAACGGCGTTTGGCGCGATTGAGGAGTCGTTGCTTTGGTCAGCGGAACAGCGAGCCGTTTCGCTGGCGGCAACGCTGGCATGTCGACCAAACGATGGCGCTGTCTGGATTTTCGGTTACGGTTCGCTGATGTGGAACCCGGCGTTAGCGTATGAAGAGTCTTGTACCGGCACATTAGAGGGCTGGCATCGGGCATTTTGCCTGCGGCTAACCGCCGGGCGTGGTACCGCGTGTCAGCCGGGGCGGATGCTGGCGCTCAAAGAGGGCGGGCGTACTACCGGCGTGGCGTACCGTTTACCAGAGAGTACGCTTGAGGAAGAGCTCACTCTGTTATGGAAGCGGGAGATGATCACCGGCTGCTATTTACCTACGTGGTGTTCGTTGACGCTTGATAATGGACGTATGGTCAATGCTCTGGTTTTTATTATGGATCCGCGGCATCCGTTGTATGAATCGGATACGCACGCCCTGACTATCGCTCCGCTTATTGCCACTGCCAGTGGGCCGCTGGGCACCAACGCACAGTATCTTTTTTTGCTGGATCAGGAACTGCGTAAACTGGGAATGCACGACACTTGTCTTGATGATCTGGTCGCGAACGTTAAAGCGTTACTTGGCGTGAAGGGAGAGCAAGGGATAGCGAGTTTATCCTGA
- the narK gene encoding major facilitator superfamily nitrite extrusion protein, whose amino-acid sequence MSHSSAPERATGAVITEWRPEDPAFWQQRGHRVASRNLWISVPCLLLAFCVWMLFSAVAVNLPKVGFHFTTDQLFMLTALPSVSGALLRVPYSFMVPLFGGRRWTAFSTGILIVPCVWLGFAVQDTSTPFSTFIIISLLCGFAGANFASSMANISFFFPKQKQGGALGLNGGLGNMGVSVMQLVAPLVVSLSIFAAFGSHGVEQPDGSQLYLANAAWIWVPFLAIFTLAAWFGMNELATSKASLKEQLPVLKRGHLWIMSLLYLATFGSFIGFSAGFAMLSKTQFPDVQILHYAFFGPFIGALARSAGGAISDRLGGTRVTLINFVLMAIFSGLLFLTLPTGGVGGSFVAFYGVFLALFLTAGLGSGSTFQMISVIFRKLTMDRVKAEGGSEERAMREAATDTAAALGFISAIGAIGGFFIPKAFGSSLALTGSPVGAMKVFLIFYIACVVITWAVYGRHSKNKK is encoded by the coding sequence ATGAGCCACTCATCCGCCCCGGAAAGGGCAACTGGCGCTGTTATCACGGAATGGCGTCCGGAAGATCCGGCGTTCTGGCAGCAGCGCGGCCATCGTGTCGCCAGCCGTAATCTGTGGATTTCTGTCCCGTGTTTACTGCTGGCGTTTTGCGTCTGGATGCTATTCAGCGCAGTGGCGGTGAACTTGCCGAAAGTGGGATTTCATTTTACGACCGATCAGCTCTTTATGCTGACTGCGCTGCCATCTGTTTCCGGCGCGCTGCTACGTGTGCCTTACTCTTTTATGGTTCCGCTATTTGGCGGACGTCGCTGGACAGCGTTCAGTACCGGTATCCTCATCGTGCCTTGCGTATGGTTAGGCTTTGCCGTTCAGGATACCAGTACGCCATTTAGCACTTTCATTATTATTTCCTTGCTGTGCGGTTTTGCCGGCGCGAACTTTGCCTCCAGTATGGCGAATATCAGCTTCTTCTTTCCTAAACAAAAGCAGGGCGGTGCGCTGGGTCTGAATGGCGGTCTGGGTAATATGGGCGTGAGCGTGATGCAACTGGTTGCGCCACTGGTGGTTTCACTCTCTATCTTTGCCGCCTTTGGCAGCCACGGCGTAGAGCAGCCGGATGGTTCTCAGCTCTATCTGGCGAACGCCGCCTGGATTTGGGTGCCTTTCCTGGCCATTTTCACGCTGGCTGCGTGGTTCGGCATGAACGAACTGGCGACGTCTAAGGCCTCGTTAAAAGAGCAACTGCCGGTGCTCAAACGTGGTCATCTGTGGATCATGAGTCTGCTGTATCTGGCGACCTTCGGATCGTTTATCGGTTTCTCCGCGGGTTTCGCTATGCTGTCTAAAACGCAATTCCCGGATGTACAGATCCTGCATTACGCGTTTTTCGGTCCGTTTATCGGCGCGCTGGCGCGTTCGGCAGGCGGCGCAATTTCTGACCGTCTGGGTGGGACTCGCGTCACGCTTATCAACTTTGTCCTGATGGCGATTTTCAGCGGTCTGCTGTTCCTGACATTACCTACTGGCGGCGTTGGCGGTAGCTTTGTCGCATTCTACGGGGTATTCCTGGCGCTATTCCTGACGGCGGGGCTGGGGAGTGGTTCTACCTTCCAGATGATCTCCGTTATCTTCCGTAAATTGACGATGGACCGAGTAAAAGCGGAAGGCGGGTCAGAAGAAAGGGCAATGCGCGAAGCGGCGACCGATACGGCGGCAGCGCTCGGCTTTATTTCCGCGATTGGCGCGATTGGCGGCTTTTTTATTCCGAAAGCGTTTGGTTCATCTTTAGCATTAACCGGTTCGCCAGTCGGCGCGATGAAAGTCTTTCTTATTTTCTATATCGCCTGCGTCGTTATTACCTGGGCGGTATATGGCCGTCATTCTAAAAATAAAAAGTAA
- the ychN gene encoding Putative ACR protein yields MQNIVIIANGAAYGSESLFNSLRLAIALREQESHLDLRLFLMSDAVTAGLRGQKPAEGYNIQQMLEILTAQHVPVKLCKTCADGRGITPLPLIDGVEIGTLVELAQWTLAADKVLTF; encoded by the coding sequence ATGCAAAATATCGTCATTATCGCTAACGGCGCCGCCTACGGCAGCGAATCATTATTTAATAGCCTGCGTCTGGCCATTGCGCTGCGCGAGCAGGAAAGTCATCTCGATTTACGCCTGTTTTTGATGTCAGATGCCGTAACCGCAGGGTTACGCGGTCAAAAACCAGCCGAAGGCTACAATATTCAGCAAATGCTGGAAATTCTGACCGCGCAACACGTACCGGTAAAATTATGCAAAACCTGTGCGGACGGACGTGGTATCACTCCCCTGCCGCTGATTGACGGTGTGGAAATCGGAACGCTGGTCGAGCTGGCGCAATGGACGCTGGCTGCGGACAAAGTGCTGACATTTTGA